The Corynebacterium marinum DSM 44953 genome contains the following window.
GCGCCCGGGTGGGCACCTCAGCCCCGCGGCGCATCTCCCAGCTCAAGGCGGTCCGGCCGGACCTGGACATCCGTCCTCTGCGGGGCAACATCGAGACCCGGATGGGCAAGGTCACCGAAGGTGAGCTCGACGCCGTCGTGCTGGCCTACGCGGGCCTGTCCCGCGTCGACCTCGGCCACCGCGCCACCGAGGTCTTCGACCCGTCCGTGATCCTCCCCGCGCCCGCGCAGGGCGCACTGGCCATCGAGTGCCGGGCGGACGACGAGGCGGCGCGCGCGGCCGTCGACAAGCTTCTCGACGCCGCCGCCTTCACCTGCGCCCGCGCCGAGCGCATCGTCCTCAACCGCCTCGAGGCGGGCTGCACCGCGCCCGTCGCCTCCCACTCGACCATCGACGCCGACGGGACCATCCACCTCACCGCCGGCGTCTACGCCCTCGACGGTTCCGCACAGCTGGTCTACACCGGCTCCGGCACCGACCCGGTGGCCGTGGGCGAGGCGGCGGCCGCGGACCTGCTGGGGCGCGGAGCGGCCGACCTCATCGCCAAGGAGCGCCCGGGCGTATAGACTCTCCAGAACCATGGCTGTTCTGAAGATCACCGACCGGCAGGTCACCGTCGCGCTCGACTGGTGGGAGAAGCTCGCGGCCCGGCGCTCGCACCTGACCATCCCGACCCGCGTGATCACGGGCGTCTCCGTCGTCGGTGACGCCTGCGGCACGGCCCGTTCCGTGCCCGCGGGCAAGCGCGCCCCCGGCACCCGTATCCCCGGCCTCATCAGCACCGGCACGTTCACGGCGGCCGACGGGACCGGGTCCAGCACCTTCTCGGTCTGCCACGGCAAGGGCCCGGGCATCGTCCTGGAGCTGAAGTCCGCCACCGTGAACCGCATCATCATCTCCACCCCCAACGCGGAGGATTACGCCCGCGAACTGTCCACCCTCGTGGGCTGATTCTCCCCCGTGGCGCACCGGCCCGCGGAGGCCCCGACAGCGCCCGTGACGGGGCTGACGGGCGCCGGTCGCGGAAACGGGCTTTTCGTATTCCGGGCTTCCTAAATTAAGGTGTGAATACCACACTGTGCGCACCCCTGAGCGATATGGCCCCCTTTAGCCCCGCGGAGGGGCGTGCATCCGTGTCAAGACCTGTTGTGAATCGTCCACACTAGAAAAGATTTGTATGAGCATGGTCCCTCAGACCTCCCAGCCGGGAATGGTCGTCTTCGTCGGCGCAGGCCCCGGCAACCCCGATCTGCTGACCGTCCGTGCCCGCGAGGTGCTCGCTGCCACATCCATTGCTGTGACAGACCCGGGCGTGCTCAGCGGCGTGCGCGAGGTGGTGGCCTCCGCGCTGCCGGTCCCGCAGGAGCGCATCGACGCCGCCGAAGCCGAGTACGAGCGCATCTGCGCCGAAGCGAAGGAGGCCGGCGCCCGCCGTCGTCCACCCCGCCCGGCCGCGCCGACCGCCGCCGACATCCGCGACGTGGTCTCCCTCAAGCCCGCGGACGTCGTCGCGCAACTGCGTGAGGCGCTCGACGAGGCCGACGGCGACGTCGTCCGGCTGGTGTCGGGCAACCCGCTGACCCGGGATGCGACGATGGCGGAGATCGCCGCCGTCGCGGCCGCCGGCCTGGAGTTCCAGATCGTGCCGGGCATGTCCCTGCCGTCGACGGTCCCGTCCTTCGCGGGCATCGGACTGGGCTCCACCTTCACGGAGACCGACGTCACCAACAACAATGTGGACTGGGATCAGCTGGCCAGCGCTCCGCAGCCGCTGGTGCTGCAGGCCACCGCCGATGATCTGGCCACCATCGCCGCCGAGCTCACCTCCCGGGGCATGGGCGCGGACACCCCCGTGTACGTCACCGTCAACGGCACGACCCGCCTGCAGCGCACCCACGACGCCACCCTGGGGACCCTGGGCCGGCTGGATGCGGAACTGCCCGGCCAGCTCGTGATCACCCTGGGCAAGGGCGTCGACGACCGCACCAAGTACTCCTGGTGGGAGAACCGCCCGCTCTACGGATGGCGTGTGCTGGTCCCGCGGACGAAGGAGCAGGCGGCGTCGATGAGCGCGCGCCTGTCCGGCTACGGCGCGATCCCGCATTCCGTGCCGACGATCTCCGTCGAGCCGCCCCGCAACCCCGCCCAGATGGAACGCGCCATCAAGGGCATCGTGGAGGGCCGCTACCAGTGGGTCGTGTTCACCTCCGTCAACGCCGTGTCCGCCGTGTGGGAGAAGATCGTCGAGTTCGGCCTCGACGCCCGCTCCTTCGCTGGCGTCCGCCTGGCCGCCGTGGGCACGAAGACCGCCCAGGCGGTCCGCGACCTGGGCATGACTCCTGAGCTGCTGCCCGAGGTGACCAAGCAGAATGCCGCCGGTCTGGTCGAGGTGTTCCCCGACTACCTCGAGGACCTCGACCCGGTGGGCCGTGTGCTGCTGCCACGGGCGGACATCGCCACCGACGTCCTCGTCGACGGCCTCGTCGAACGGGGTTGGGAGGTCGACGACGTCGTCGCCTACCGCACCGTCCGCGCCGCGCCGCCCTCCGCGGAGATCCGCGAGATGATCAAGTCAGGCGGTTTCGACGCCGTCTGCTTCACCTCCTCCTCGACGGTGAAGAACCTCGTGGGCATCGCCGGCAAGCCGCACCAGCGCACCATCATCGCCTGCATCGGCCCCATGACCGCGGCCACCGCCCGGGAGATGGGGCTGCGTGTCGACGTCGTCCCGGAGATCGCCGAGGTCCCCGACCTGGTCGACGCCCTCGCCGAACACGTCGCGGGTCTGCGCGCTGCGGGCCAGCTCCCGCCGCCGCGCAAGAAGCGCCGCGCCCGCCGCAAGGCGGCGGGGGAGTAGCAGCGCCGCGGCAGGGGCACGGTGAGGCCCTCGCGCCGGACCGGGCGGAGGCCCGGAAAACTGACCGGCCTCCGCGTCGTCGTCCCCCTGCGACCTGCGTTTACCGAAAACAGGTGCGCCCGCGCCCCGCCGCATTTTCCGGCACCCCGTCCCTTCCTCCGCGCAGGCCCGCCTCGGCCACCGCTCGCCGGTGCCTATGATGGCGGGAAACATCATCCATCTCCGTCCCCGGAAGGACCAGCACCCGCTGTGACTGACCAGTCGACCCCGTATGTGCCCGTGCCCACCCGCCGCCCCCGCCGCCTGCGGTCCAGCCCGGCGATGCGGGAGCTCGTGTCCGAGACCGTCCTGCGCCCGGCCGACCTGATCCTGCCGATGTTCATCGCCGACGGCATCGACGCGCCACGCGAGATCTCCTCGATGCCCGGCGTGCACCAGCACACCCTGGATTCGCTCAAACGCGCCGCCCATGAGGCTCTCGAGGCAGGCGTGCGCTGCGTCGACCTGTTCGGCGTGCCCCGCGACGAGGACAAGGACGCGGAAGGCACCCCCTCCTGCAACCCGGACGGAGTGCTCAACCACGCCCTGGCGGCCATGCGGGAGGAGTTCGGCGACGACCTGCTGATCATGGCGGACACCTGCCTGGACGAGTTCACCGACCACGGGCACTGCGGAGTGGTCCGCCAGGACCGGTGGGGCCGGGCGGTCGTCGACAACGACGCGACGCTCGAGCTCTACCAGCAGATGTCGGTGGCGCAGGCCGACGCCGGCGCGCACATCATCTCCCCCTCGGGGATGATGGACGGGCAGATCCTGGCCATCCGCGAGGCCCTCGACGCCGCCGGCCACGAGGACGTGTCCATCATGGCGTACTCCGCGAAGTACGCCTCCGCGTTCTACGGCCCCTTCCGGGAGGCCGTCGGTTCGTCCCTGGAGGGCGACCGCCGCACCTACCAGCAGGACCCCGCGAACGTTCGGGAGTCTCTCCTGGAGGCGGAGCTCGACGTCGAGGAGGGCGCCGACTTCATCATGGTCAAGCCCGCCATGCCCTACCTCGACGTTCTGCGCGCCGTCGCCGAAGCCTCCCCGGTGCCGGTGGCCGCGTACCAGGTCTCCGGTGAATACGCGATGCTCCAGGCGGCCGCGCGCAACGGCTGGCTCGACCTGGAGGCCGTGATGATGGAGTCGTTGACCTCGATCAAGAGGGCCGGCGCGAACCAGATCCTCACCTACTTCGCCACCGACGCCGCCCGGGTGCTGAACAACCGCCGATGACTGACACTGCCCCGGACACCCGGACCGCCGCACCAGACAACGGCAGACCCGAGACCATCCGCCTGATGCTGCTGCTGTTCGCGGTGGCCGTCGGCGGGGAGATCCTCCATCAGATCCTCAGCGTCACCATCGGCCTGATGGACCCGTCCGCGCTGTTGTCCGCCGCCAAGGACGCCCTGTCCGAGGATCAGGCCGCGGAGCTCAGCGAGGGGGCGGTGACCACCTCGGTCTATACGTCGATCGTCCTCGCCGGCGCTCTGGGCGTGGCGATCATGGGTCTGCTGGCGTTCATGCTGGTACTGATCAACCGCCGGTCCCGCCACGCCGGCTTGGCCCGCCGGATGCTGCTGGTATTCGGCTTCTACTTCGGGTTCCGCACCCTGCTGCTGTTCGTGGCCGCCCCCGGCGGCAACGACGTCCCGGTGGCGATGTACCTCCTGGACGGCGGCGTGCAGATCATCGTCGGCGTCGCCGCGGTCCTGGGCCTGATCTTCTCCTTCCGGCCCGAGACCCTCAAGTGGACCCGCGAAATCGACGACTCAGGCCATCGGACCGACCCCCGACGAAAGTGAGCAGCCGTGCCCAGCATGTTCCCCGGCATGTACACCTCCCCGGATGACCCCAACCGCGGCCCGCGCAAGGTCGCTGCCGGAGAAGACGGCGACACCTGGCCCACCCCCCTGCGCTGGGGCTACTACTTAAGCGTCGCGGCGGCGATCCTCATGGTCTTCACCGGCCTGGTGGTCCTGACCCAGGATTTCAACGGCGATGCCGGAGCGTCCGCGGAGGTCATCGAGGCCTTCCGGCGGAACATCCGCTTCCTCGGCTCGTTCAACATCATCGCGGGTCTGGTCATCGCGGCCCTGGCCGCGCAGCTGAAGGTCGGCGGCCGGATCTCCCGACGGGTGATGGCGGTGGTCTTCGCCCTGGCCGTGTTCTTCAACATCGTCGCTTTCGCCATCCAGGTCGGCGGTTTCAGCATGCTCCTCATCGTGGTCCTGCTGGGCGCGGCGGCCGTGATGCTCTTCCGCCCGGAATCCAACCGTCACATTCAGCGGATGAGCGGGCAGGAGGACTAGTCTTCGGACTATGGACCGAATCGATCAGGTGGCGTCGGCACTCGAGGAGGCGCGGGCCGCGGCCCGCGCCGTCGGTTTCGACGTCGATTCCGGGGAGCTCCAGATCGACGAGGACCGGCCCAAGGTCTCCTACGCCTTCGAGCTGGAGGGGCTGACCAACGCCCCCGACATCTCCGCGATCGAGGCTGCGCTCGAGGCGGTTCACGGCGTGCGCGCCCGCATCGTCTTCCCCAAGGCCACCGCCTGGATCACCGCCCCCGACACCGTCGACCCCGATGATCTCGCCGCCGTCATCGAAGGTTTCGGTGTCCGCGCCGTGCTCACCGACGCCTCCCTGCGGCGCCGCTACATGCACCCCGACCCGACGGATCGGCCCTCCCGGCGGCCCCGGCGCCTGCCGTGGAAATACCGCCGTCACCTCGAGGACGAGGAACGCAGCCTGGAGCGCGCCCGCCGCGCCGGGTTCCTCGGCGGACACGAGGACCGGCTCCGGGTGGCGGAGAGTGCCCAACCCAAGGACCTCCTGTTCACCGCCCGGGACCTCCTCACCCCGAGCCGCCTGCTGGTGTGCGTGGCGCTGGCCGTGCCGGTGCTGCTCATGACCTACTTCCCGGCCCTGCAGTTCGAGGGGTGGCAGTGGGTGACCCTCGGCCTGGCACTCCCCGTGGTGACGTGGGGGGCGTGGCCCTTCCACCGCGCGATGGTCGGCGGTGCCCGCCGTGGCCTGACCGCACTCGACGCGGCCAGCTCCGTGGCGGTCATCGCGGCGACGATCTGGTCGGTGGTGATGCTGTTGTTCACCACCGCCGGGGATCTCGGCTGGCAGTCCCACCCCCAGTGGTTCGCCTTCGAACACCGGCGCATCGCGGACGGTGAACTCTTCCTCGACGTCGCGTGCGGCATGACCGTGCTGCTGCTCGCCGGACGCCTGCTGACCATGCGCACACGCATCAGCCTCCTCGACGAGATGGATGAGCACCGCCCCGCGCCGCTCCACCCCGTCGAGGTGGTGCCGCGGCACAAGACGGCGGGCGGCGTCGAGAAACTCCCGCTCCAGGAGGTCAACGTCGGCGACGACATTGTCATCAACGCGGGGGAGCTGATCCCCGTGGACGGCACCGTCGTGGGCGGATCCTGCACCATCAACCGCGGCCTCATCAACACGGGCGGGCGCGACCTCGAGCGGGTGAAGGTCAACTCCTACGTCTACGCCGGTTCCCGCAACCTGGACGGGCGCATCAAGGTCCGGGTCGTGCACACCGGCCACCGCACCCGTCTGTCGGCGGTCCACCGGTGGGTCCGCGACGCGAACATCAAGCAGCACCGCTCGACGCTGCTGTCCACCCGCACCGCAGCCATGCTCATCCCCGCGGCCCTCGGACTGGCGGCGCTGGACTTCGTGTTGTGGGTGCTCATCGCGGGGAACCTCAACGCCGCTTTCGCCACCGCCCTGGCGGTCCTGGCCAGTGTCGCCCCGGTCGCGTTGGCACTGTCGCCCGCGCTGGCGATCCGCCACGGCATCGAGGCGGCGGTGCGCAACGGCATCCTCATCCGCGACGGTGCGACGGTCCGTCAGACGGAGATGATCGATACCGTGGTCTTCAACCGGGTCGGCACGCTCGCCGGCAGCGCCATGGGGGTGGAGACGGTGACCGCCGCCCGCGGTGAGAACCCCGAGCTCATCCTGCGCGTCGCCGGGGCGCTGGCGTTGGAGTCGGACCATCCGGTGTCCCAGGCCCTGGTCCGCGCCGCCCGGGAGGCGCGCGACGCCGGCGCCGGCGGCGAGGACATCCCGCACTGGATCGATGTCGCCCACGCGGAGATCGACGCCGACGGAAACTTCACCGGGCTGGTGGAGCTGCCTGCAGTCTCCTCCGACGGCACCGTCACCAAGACGCAGGTGGAGGCGGTCCTGTGGCGCCCCCGCACCATGTCCGACCTGGGGGGCAGGCTCGCCGCGGCGGTGGTCTCCGGCGGCACCCCGCTCATCGTGCGCTGGAAGGGCAAGGACAGGGGGGTGATCTCCCTGCATGACGCCGTCAAGGGTGATGCTCAGGAGGCCGTCGAGCAGCTCGAGGACATGGGCGTCGAGACGGTGATGCTCACCCGGGACACCTACCCGGTGGCCCGCAGGTACGCGGACCGCATCGGCGTCTCCCGGGTCCTGGCCGGTATCGCGCCGGCGAGGAAGCCCCACACCGTGCGTTCCCTCCACACGCAGGGCGCGACGGTGGCCATGGTCGGCGACTCCTCCGTCCTGCCGACGCTGCGGGTCGCGGACATCGGGATCCTCATGGGCGACGACGACGAGACCGACCACATCGCACTCTCGGGCCACGACGGCGTGGACATCATCGTCCTGCGACGCGACGTCTCCGCCATTCCGCAGCTGATCGCGCAGTCGCGCCGGGTGTGCCGGATCATCGACCAGAACATCATCTTCGCGTGGGGTTACAACGCCGTCGCGCTGCTGGCCTCCGTCGCGGGCGTCCTGCACCCTATGGCGGCGACGGTGCTCATGCTCGGTTCCTCCCTCCTGATCGAGGCCCGGTCCAACTCCGCGCGGACGTTCCGCCGCTGAGCCGGACCGGGCGGGAGGATGGGGCGAAGTAGGATAAAGCCTTGTCATATACCCTGTAGGGGTATAGCCTGGTTGGTGTGGGGCGACTGCGGCAGGTCCCCGGCGCCGAGGGCGCGCATGCCGGCCCCGGTTGATCTGCAGTCTCGTTGAACAGGAGAAAGCGTCATGAGTTCGAACCCCCACGATCACGATCACGGCCAGCCAGCGCACGGCCACCCGGGACATGCCGAAGAACCGGATGACCACCACGTCCACGGCCACGGCGAGCACGCCGGACACAGCGTGGCGATGTTCCGCAGCAAGTTCTGGTGGTCGCTGATCCTGAGCGTGCCGGTGGTCTTCTTCAGCCCGATGGTCGCCCACCTGCTCGGCTACCACCTGCCCGAATTCCCGGGGTCCACCTGGATCGCCCCGGTGCTGGGCACGGTCATCTTCATCTACGGTGGTTCGCCGTTCCTCAAAGGCGGCGCCCGGGAAATCAGGGAACGCCAGCCCGGCATGATGCTGCTCATTGCCATGGCGATCACCGTGGCATTCGTGGCCTCCTGGGTGACCACACTGGGCATCGGCTCATTCGACCTCGACTTCTGGTGGGAACTGGCACTGCTGGTGACCATCATGCTGCTGGGCCACTGGATGGAGATGCGCGCACTGGGCGCGGCATCCTCCGCCCTCGACGCGCTCGCCGAGCTGCTCCCCGACGACGCCGAATTGGTCGACGCCGACGGCGGCGTCGCCACGGTCCCGGTCTCCGAACTGGCGGAAGGTGATGTCGTGCTCGTGCGCTCTGGTGCCAGAGTGCCCGCGGACGGCACCGTGGTGTCCGGCTCGGCCGAGTTCGATGAGGCCATGATCACCGGCGAATCCCAACCGGTGCTCCGGGGCGAGGGCGATCACGTGGTCGCGGGCACCGTGGCCACGGACAACCCGGTCCGCGTCCGGGTCGAGGCGGTGGGCGAGGACACCGCCCTGGCCGGCATCCGGCGGATGGTCGCCGACGCTCAGGCTTCTTCCTCCCGGGCGCAGGCGCTGGCGGACCGGGCCGCAGCGCTGCTCTTCTGGTTCGCGCTCACCGCCGCGCTCATCACTGCGGCGGTGTGGGCCGCCCTCGGCAGCCCGGACGACGCCGTCACCCGCACGGTCACCGTCCTGGTCATCGCCTGCCCGCACGCCCTCGGCCTGGCGATCCCTCTGGTCATCGCCATATCCACCGAGCGTGCGGCGAAGTCCGGCGTGCTGATCAAGGACCGGATGGCGCTCGAGCGGATGCGGACCATCGACGTCGTCCTCTTCGACAAGACCGGCACCCTGACCGAGGGCGAGCACGCCGTCACCGACGTCGCCGCGGCGGGTGTCTCCGAGGGCCGTCTGCTGGCACTGGCCGCGGCCGCCGAGTCCGCCAGCGAGCACCCCGTGGCACGCGCGATCGCCGCGGCGGCCGCCGGGAACTCCGAGTCCGCCGGCCTGGGGCTGACAGGCTCCGGATTCACGTCGGCCTCGGGCCGGGGGATCAAGGCCGAGGTCGACGGTTCGGAGATCCTCGTGGGCGGGCCGAACATGCTGCGCGAGCTGCGGCTCACGCCCCCGGAGGGGCTGGCGGAGAGCACCGGGGAGTGGATGCGGCGCGGGGCCGGCGTGCTCCATGTCGTGCAGGACGGTTCCGTCATCGGCGCGATCGCGGTGGAGGACCACGTCCGTCCCGAGTCGCGCGCCGCCGTCCAGGCCCTGCAGGAACGCGGCATCCGGGTCGCCATGATCACCGGCGACGCAGACCAGGTTGCCCGGGCCGTCGGTGCGGACCTGGGTATCGACGAGGTCTTCTCCGAGGTCCTGCCGGAGGACAAGGACTCGAAAGTGACTGAACTGCAGGAGCGCGGGTTGACCGTGGCCATGGTCGGCGACGGCGTCAACGACGCCCCCGCCCTGGCCCGCGCCGAGGTGGGCATCGCCATCGGCGCGGGCACCGACGTCGCGATGGAGTCGGCCGGTGTGGTGCTGGCCAGCGACGATCCCCGTTCCGTCCTGTCCATGATCGAGCTCTCCCGGGCCAGTTACCGCAAAATGGTCCAGAACCTGGTCTGGGCGTCCGGCTACAACCTCGTCGCCGTGCCGCTGGCTGCCGGTGTCCTCGCGCCGGTCGGCTTTGTGCTGTCCCCGGCCGTCGGCGCGATCCTGATGTCCCTGTCGACGATCATCGTGGCGCTCAACGCACAGCTGCTGCGCCGCCTGGACCTTGCCCCGGAGCGGCTGGCCCCGGGCCGCGCCGGGCGGTCCACTTCGCGCCCCCTCAGCAACTCTGTCCGGGGGGCCGCGGCACCTTAGGGGGGTGCGAAGCGGACGCGGCCGCCGCCGCGCGGGTTGCGCGGCGGGGGAAAGCGGGCCCGGCGGGTCGGCGGTTCGTATTCCGCCCGCCGCTCGGCAACAATGGGGGCCATGACTCGCCGTAACATTCCCCACGCCCCGCTCCTCGCCGCAGCCGCCGGCGACACCCCCGACCGCACCCCGGTGTGGTTCATGCGCCAGGCAGGCCGTTCCCTGCCCGAGTACCGGAAGGTCCGGGAGGGGATCTCCATGCTGGACTCCTGCTTCATGCCGGAGCTGCTGGCGGAGATCACCATGCAGCCGGTGCGCCGCCACGGCGTCGACGCCGCGATCCTCTTCTCCGACATCGTCGTGCCCCTGCGCGCGGCGGGCGTCGGCGTGGAGATCGTCCCCGGACGCGGCCCGGTGATGGACAAGGCGATCACCACCCGCGCCGACATCGACGCCCTGCCGATCCTGGAGGAGGATGTCCCCGAGGTGGCCGAGGGCATCGGCATCATCCTCGACGAGCTCACCGACTCCCAGGCGCTCATCGGCTTCGTCGGGGCGCCCTTCACCCTGGCCAGCTACCTCGTCGAGGGTGGCCCGAGCAAGAACCACGAGAAGACCAAGGCCATGATCCACGGGGAGCCGGAGACCTGGCACGCGCTCATGGAGCGCCTCACCCCGACGATCACCCGTTTCCTGCGCCTGCAGATCGACGCGGGCATCGACGCCATGCAGCTCTTCGATTCCTGGGCGGGTTTCCTCACCGAGCGCGACTACCGGGAGCACGTCCTGCCCTACTCCGTGCGCATCCTCGAGGAGATCGCCGGCGAGATCCCCCGCATCCATTTCGGCGTGGGCACCGGCGAGCTGCTGGGCGCCATGAGCGAAGCCGGTTCCGAGGTGATGGGCGTGGACTGGCGGGTTCCGTTGGACGTCGCCGCCGAGCGCATCCACGCCGTCTCCGGGCCGAAGGTCCTGCAGGGCAACCTCGATCCGGCGGTCCTGTTCGCCGGCCGCGACGCCCTCGTCTCGGAGGTGGCCCGCATCAAGTCCGAGGCCGTGCGCGCCATGGAAGCCGGCCATGCCACGGGCCACATCTTCAACCTGGGCCACGGCGTCCTGCCGAACACCCCGGCCGAGGCGATCACCGAGGCCGTCGCCATCGTCCACGGGGAGAACTGACCGTGGCTCCCACCCGCTACGCCGTCATCGGCGCGGGACTGGCCGGCCTGACCAGCGCCTACGAGATCCGTAAGGCCGACCCCGAGGCTGTCATCGACGTGTTCGAGGCGGAGGACCGGATCGGCGGCAAGCTGTTCACCGTCCCCTTCGAGTCGGGCCCCACCGATATGGGCGCGGAGGCCTACCTGGCGCTGCGTTCCGACGCCACCGACTTTTTCGCCGAGCTCGGCCTCGCTGATGAGCTGGTGAGCCCCTCCGCCGCGCGTTCGCTGATCTACACCGGCGGGGAGCTGCAGAATCTGCCCGCGGGCGGCGTGATGGGCATCCCCTCCCATTCCGCCCCGGTGGCGCATCTGGTGTCCCCGGAGACGGCGGCGCGTATCGACGCCGAGGCCGACGCCGCCCCCATCGACTGGCAGGTCGGCGGGGACGTCAGCGTGGGCGAACTCGTGCGCGAGCGCTACGGCGCCGAGGTCGTCGACCGGATCGTCTCCTCGCTGCTGGGCGGGGTGTACTCCTGCGCGGCCGAGGATCTGGGCGTGCGCGCCACGGTCCCGCAGCTGGCGGAGGCGCTCGACGCGCTGGCGGAGGCAGGGGAGAAGGTCACCCTCTCCGCCGCAGTGAAGAGCTGCGAGGCCCGGCGCGCTCCGCGCGATCCCGGCGCCACCCCGACCCCGGTGTTCGCCGCCTTCCGCGGCGGTTACGCCCTCGCCTACGAGGCGCTCGCGGAGAAGTCGGGTGCGGACATCCACCTCGACG
Protein-coding sequences here:
- the hemC gene encoding hydroxymethylbilane synthase, which produces MTLKIGTRRSNLATTQSGHMRDALIAAGHDAELHLVTTAGDVNMAPVERIGVGVFTQALREALEAGECDIAVHSFKDLPTAPDERFHLVVPVRADAREALIARDGLTLDGLPQGARVGTSAPRRISQLKAVRPDLDIRPLRGNIETRMGKVTEGELDAVVLAYAGLSRVDLGHRATEVFDPSVILPAPAQGALAIECRADDEAARAAVDKLLDAAAFTCARAERIVLNRLEAGCTAPVASHSTIDADGTIHLTAGVYALDGSAQLVYTGSGTDPVAVGEAAAADLLGRGAADLIAKERPGV
- a CDS encoding uroporphyrinogen-III synthase — translated: MSMVPQTSQPGMVVFVGAGPGNPDLLTVRAREVLAATSIAVTDPGVLSGVREVVASALPVPQERIDAAEAEYERICAEAKEAGARRRPPRPAAPTAADIRDVVSLKPADVVAQLREALDEADGDVVRLVSGNPLTRDATMAEIAAVAAAGLEFQIVPGMSLPSTVPSFAGIGLGSTFTETDVTNNNVDWDQLASAPQPLVLQATADDLATIAAELTSRGMGADTPVYVTVNGTTRLQRTHDATLGTLGRLDAELPGQLVITLGKGVDDRTKYSWWENRPLYGWRVLVPRTKEQAASMSARLSGYGAIPHSVPTISVEPPRNPAQMERAIKGIVEGRYQWVVFTSVNAVSAVWEKIVEFGLDARSFAGVRLAAVGTKTAQAVRDLGMTPELLPEVTKQNAAGLVEVFPDYLEDLDPVGRVLLPRADIATDVLVDGLVERGWEVDDVVAYRTVRAAPPSAEIREMIKSGGFDAVCFTSSSTVKNLVGIAGKPHQRTIIACIGPMTAATAREMGLRVDVVPEIAEVPDLVDALAEHVAGLRAAGQLPPPRKKRRARRKAAGE
- the hemB gene encoding porphobilinogen synthase; translation: MPVPTRRPRRLRSSPAMRELVSETVLRPADLILPMFIADGIDAPREISSMPGVHQHTLDSLKRAAHEALEAGVRCVDLFGVPRDEDKDAEGTPSCNPDGVLNHALAAMREEFGDDLLIMADTCLDEFTDHGHCGVVRQDRWGRAVVDNDATLELYQQMSVAQADAGAHIISPSGMMDGQILAIREALDAAGHEDVSIMAYSAKYASAFYGPFREAVGSSLEGDRRTYQQDPANVRESLLEAELDVEEGADFIMVKPAMPYLDVLRAVAEASPVPVAAYQVSGEYAMLQAAARNGWLDLEAVMMESLTSIKRAGANQILTYFATDAARVLNNRR
- a CDS encoding heavy metal translocating P-type ATPase, with product MDRIDQVASALEEARAAARAVGFDVDSGELQIDEDRPKVSYAFELEGLTNAPDISAIEAALEAVHGVRARIVFPKATAWITAPDTVDPDDLAAVIEGFGVRAVLTDASLRRRYMHPDPTDRPSRRPRRLPWKYRRHLEDEERSLERARRAGFLGGHEDRLRVAESAQPKDLLFTARDLLTPSRLLVCVALAVPVLLMTYFPALQFEGWQWVTLGLALPVVTWGAWPFHRAMVGGARRGLTALDAASSVAVIAATIWSVVMLLFTTAGDLGWQSHPQWFAFEHRRIADGELFLDVACGMTVLLLAGRLLTMRTRISLLDEMDEHRPAPLHPVEVVPRHKTAGGVEKLPLQEVNVGDDIVINAGELIPVDGTVVGGSCTINRGLINTGGRDLERVKVNSYVYAGSRNLDGRIKVRVVHTGHRTRLSAVHRWVRDANIKQHRSTLLSTRTAAMLIPAALGLAALDFVLWVLIAGNLNAAFATALAVLASVAPVALALSPALAIRHGIEAAVRNGILIRDGATVRQTEMIDTVVFNRVGTLAGSAMGVETVTAARGENPELILRVAGALALESDHPVSQALVRAAREARDAGAGGEDIPHWIDVAHAEIDADGNFTGLVELPAVSSDGTVTKTQVEAVLWRPRTMSDLGGRLAAAVVSGGTPLIVRWKGKDRGVISLHDAVKGDAQEAVEQLEDMGVETVMLTRDTYPVARRYADRIGVSRVLAGIAPARKPHTVRSLHTQGATVAMVGDSSVLPTLRVADIGILMGDDDETDHIALSGHDGVDIIVLRRDVSAIPQLIAQSRRVCRIIDQNIIFAWGYNAVALLASVAGVLHPMAATVLMLGSSLLIEARSNSARTFRR
- a CDS encoding heavy metal translocating P-type ATPase, which codes for MSSNPHDHDHGQPAHGHPGHAEEPDDHHVHGHGEHAGHSVAMFRSKFWWSLILSVPVVFFSPMVAHLLGYHLPEFPGSTWIAPVLGTVIFIYGGSPFLKGGAREIRERQPGMMLLIAMAITVAFVASWVTTLGIGSFDLDFWWELALLVTIMLLGHWMEMRALGAASSALDALAELLPDDAELVDADGGVATVPVSELAEGDVVLVRSGARVPADGTVVSGSAEFDEAMITGESQPVLRGEGDHVVAGTVATDNPVRVRVEAVGEDTALAGIRRMVADAQASSSRAQALADRAAALLFWFALTAALITAAVWAALGSPDDAVTRTVTVLVIACPHALGLAIPLVIAISTERAAKSGVLIKDRMALERMRTIDVVLFDKTGTLTEGEHAVTDVAAAGVSEGRLLALAAAAESASEHPVARAIAAAAAGNSESAGLGLTGSGFTSASGRGIKAEVDGSEILVGGPNMLRELRLTPPEGLAESTGEWMRRGAGVLHVVQDGSVIGAIAVEDHVRPESRAAVQALQERGIRVAMITGDADQVARAVGADLGIDEVFSEVLPEDKDSKVTELQERGLTVAMVGDGVNDAPALARAEVGIAIGAGTDVAMESAGVVLASDDPRSVLSMIELSRASYRKMVQNLVWASGYNLVAVPLAAGVLAPVGFVLSPAVGAILMSLSTIIVALNAQLLRRLDLAPERLAPGRAGRSTSRPLSNSVRGAAAP
- the hemE gene encoding uroporphyrinogen decarboxylase, with amino-acid sequence MTRRNIPHAPLLAAAAGDTPDRTPVWFMRQAGRSLPEYRKVREGISMLDSCFMPELLAEITMQPVRRHGVDAAILFSDIVVPLRAAGVGVEIVPGRGPVMDKAITTRADIDALPILEEDVPEVAEGIGIILDELTDSQALIGFVGAPFTLASYLVEGGPSKNHEKTKAMIHGEPETWHALMERLTPTITRFLRLQIDAGIDAMQLFDSWAGFLTERDYREHVLPYSVRILEEIAGEIPRIHFGVGTGELLGAMSEAGSEVMGVDWRVPLDVAAERIHAVSGPKVLQGNLDPAVLFAGRDALVSEVARIKSEAVRAMEAGHATGHIFNLGHGVLPNTPAEAITEAVAIVHGEN